The Alistipes sp. ZOR0009 genomic sequence GCAATGTTATCTTCTTTCCAGTAGAGGTTGCCAACACCTTTATAGTTTGCCGATAGGCGAATCTTGTCTACCCAACTATTGGCTTGAAGACGGAATGTTTTTCCGATTAAAATACTTAAGGATTCCTTTGGGACTTGAGGAATGTACTTGTCGTTGTAATTTGTTGTAGCATTGACAACGTATTTTTTGAATTTAGCATACGTATATCCGTAGGAAACAGAAGCGTCAAATCCATTTATAGGAACCATATTTAGAGTTGCTTCCAATCCTTTGCTGACAGATTTTCCTGCGTTGGTTAATTTGGTGCCAACACCACTTTTGAGAGATTGTGCTATTTGCTGATTGTTCCAATCAATGTAGAAAAGTGCAAAATCGCCATAGAATCTATTCCAAAGGATGGGTGTTTTAACGCCAACCTCGTAGTTTACGCTATTTTCTGGCTTAAACTTTAAGTCGATATTTACATCATCAAAAGAGGAGTTGAAACCACCTGTCTTGTAACCCTTGGACACGGTTGTGTAGATGTTGGTTTGCCCCATTTTGTACGATAATGATATCTTAGGTAGTATTTCTGCCGATTTTAAGGGCGAGTAGGAGGTGGTTGTACTGCTTGATACGATGTTGTTGGTATACTTATCGTATTGGTACTCCAGCTCATCTTTTTCTACATCGAATCGTATACCAGCAGTAAGGTTCAGGTTTTTTATGAGAATATCTTTAATAGTTAACTGGTGAAATAGCGCATAGCCGCTTATGGTGTGGTCGTTGTATTTCGAATAGTTTCTTTTTGATGACATTATTATATCTAACCCAGAATCAAAGAACTGGGCAAAACCGTACATCCCAAACAGCCATTCAACTCTTTGGTTTCCTTTCGACTGGATGGTAATCTCCTGCGAAACCATATTTTGTTTTTGGTCTTGATATGCAAATGTATTTGAGCTAGGCGAAAAATCCTGATCGATAGCCTGTAAATCCTTTAAGTATTGGTAGGCTGTTGTTGATAGCACCTCAAAAGCAGCCCCTTCGTATTTTGTAACTAGTGCGTTCGATAGCAAATCCCTGTTGTAGAAGCTGTACTCGTTGTAGTTTATTGGTGCAATCGAATCTTTTTCGACGAAGTACTGCGAGTAGGGATATCCTCCTTGCTTACTTTTTTCGTAGGAGATAATATTCTCTATCGATAGTTTTTTGTTGATGTTCCAAACTAGGCGATTACGAATCCCAAACGAGTTAAGGTTATCTACAAGACTAT encodes the following:
- a CDS encoding TonB-dependent receptor, translated to MTLRTFAFSIIGAVAYIPATAQKQIAIADTTISNTYELSEIKVVASKNNAKLKEMPASISIVSAKAIQEMGTKSLSAITGAVPNVFMPDYGSKLTSPIYIRGIGSRINSPSVGLYVDRVPYFEKAAFAFDFFDVEQIEVLRGPQGTLYGRNTMGGIINIITKSPMTFQGTNINLTAGTYGCYNISGGHYGKIGDNFGYSVAINYLHNDGFFKNNFNNSLVDNLNSFGIRNRLVWNINKKLSIENIISYEKSKQGGYPYSQYFVEKDSIAPINYNEYSFYNRDLLSNALVTKYEGAAFEVLSTTAYQYLKDLQAIDQDFSPSSNTFAYQDQKQNMVSQEITIQSKGNQRVEWLFGMYGFAQFFDSGLDIIMSSKRNYSKYNDHTISGYALFHQLTIKDILIKNLNLTAGIRFDVEKDELEYQYDKYTNNIVSSSTTTSYSPLKSAEILPKISLSYKMGQTNIYTTVSKGYKTGGFNSSFDDVNIDLKFKPENSVNYEVGVKTPILWNRFYGDFALFYIDWNNQQIAQSLKSGVGTKLTNAGKSVSKGLEATLNMVPINGFDASVSYGYTYAKFKKYVVNATTNYNDKYIPQVPKESLSILIGKTFRLQANSWVDKIRLSANYKGVGNLYWKEDNIAKQGYYGVVDGRISFSKKRINLELWGKNLTNTSYKAYYFEMQKLKFVQKGRPFQLGVTLDMTL